A window of the Streptomyces sp. JB150 genome harbors these coding sequences:
- the tgmC gene encoding ATP-grasp peptide maturase system methyltransferase, which yields MLLPETAAHRRALADRLVAAGALRDPRWQAAVEAVPRELFLNPGVFLPAEGGRWRPVTALGVAAGEWLDIAYSDRSLATQLDCHLTADETADLVSGIPTSSSTTPMTVVGMLEDLEVSDGQRVLEIGTGTGYSTALLCHRLGEDNVTTVEVDPQVAARADAALEGAGFSTWTVTGDGLVGHPPRAPYDRVIATCAVRRIPYAWIRQTKPGGIILATVGSWSYGTGLAKVVVNEEGAAQGRIIGCSAFMHARSQSTALPADLSARTAYADTKRLAKLPPTVLDEWTPAFLAQLAAPGTQLVSARAVNSSQQLYLIDSNRESFATLAEDDTGGWVVRQGGPVALWDVIEQALIAWLDAGEPELSEVSLRISKACHTYTMGKGRTLRWDHYVQ from the coding sequence ATGCTGTTGCCTGAGACCGCCGCGCACCGGCGTGCGCTCGCTGACCGGCTGGTGGCAGCAGGAGCTCTAAGGGACCCGAGATGGCAGGCAGCGGTCGAGGCAGTACCGCGCGAACTCTTCCTCAACCCAGGAGTTTTCCTACCGGCGGAGGGTGGACGCTGGCGCCCAGTGACGGCTCTCGGCGTGGCCGCGGGGGAGTGGCTGGACATCGCGTACAGCGACCGCTCCCTGGCCACCCAACTGGACTGTCACCTCACCGCGGACGAGACGGCCGATCTGGTCAGCGGCATCCCCACGTCTTCTTCGACGACGCCCATGACTGTGGTGGGCATGCTCGAAGACCTGGAGGTGTCGGACGGACAGAGGGTCTTGGAGATCGGTACCGGTACCGGCTACTCCACTGCCCTGCTCTGCCATCGCCTCGGCGAGGACAACGTCACCACGGTCGAGGTTGACCCGCAGGTCGCCGCCCGCGCCGATGCCGCCCTGGAGGGGGCCGGCTTCTCGACCTGGACTGTGACCGGCGATGGGCTCGTGGGCCACCCGCCCCGTGCGCCGTACGACAGGGTCATCGCCACCTGCGCCGTACGCCGCATCCCATACGCCTGGATCCGTCAGACCAAACCTGGGGGGATTATCCTCGCCACGGTCGGCTCCTGGTCCTATGGAACGGGTCTCGCCAAAGTCGTCGTCAACGAAGAGGGCGCAGCGCAGGGCCGTATCATCGGTTGCTCCGCTTTCATGCATGCCCGTTCGCAGTCCACGGCGCTGCCGGCGGACCTCTCGGCTCGCACTGCCTACGCAGACACCAAACGCTTGGCCAAGCTGCCACCCACCGTGCTGGACGAATGGACGCCAGCGTTCCTCGCTCAGTTGGCGGCTCCCGGCACCCAGCTCGTGAGCGCGAGGGCCGTCAACAGCAGTCAGCAGCTTTACCTCATCGACTCCAACCGTGAGTCCTTCGCGACCTTGGCCGAGGACGACACCGGAGGCTGGGTGGTGCGCCAGGGCGGGCCTGTTGCTCTGTGGGATGTCATTGAGCAGGCACTCATTGCATGGCTGGATGCTGGTGAACCGGAGTTGAGTGAGGTTTCGCTGCGCATCAGCAAGGCCTGTCACACGTACACGATGGGCAAGGGGCGCACCTTGCGATGGGATCACTACGTGCAATGA
- the tgmA gene encoding putative ATP-grasp-modified RiPP — MPPHGTPADLTPVRPWGISRLAAYPTTMALPYATVTIDPMTQRGQFRDEQGRTVEMGKHGTSCGTETATATNLDSQPDQGHDQDSQQD; from the coding sequence ATGCCGCCACACGGCACCCCGGCTGACCTCACCCCCGTCCGCCCCTGGGGAATCAGCCGCTTGGCTGCTTACCCGACGACGATGGCACTGCCGTACGCCACTGTCACCATCGACCCCATGACCCAGCGTGGCCAGTTCCGGGACGAGCAGGGCAGGACCGTAGAGATGGGCAAGCACGGCACCAGTTGCGGTACCGAGACCGCCACCGCCACCAACCTCGACTCCCAGCCCGACCAGGGCCATGACCAGGACAGCCAGCAGGACTGA
- a CDS encoding GNAT family N-acetyltransferase has product MTPRGTVGVERLDGQAALQAEDAFTLVYAEVFAEPPYRETDEEVAATFRRFRSQARKPGFAAALARTEHGEAVGMAYGHPLPQNTGWWDALTEPVADDMRREDGRRTFGLMELAVREPWRRQGIARHLHVTLLRGVTAERMLLNVHPESAAAVAAYRSWGYRKIGEARPWQGADLHDVMLLELR; this is encoded by the coding sequence ATGACGCCGCGAGGGACGGTCGGCGTGGAGCGTCTGGACGGGCAGGCCGCGCTTCAGGCGGAGGACGCCTTCACGCTCGTCTATGCCGAGGTGTTCGCCGAGCCGCCGTATCGGGAGACCGACGAGGAGGTCGCAGCGACGTTCCGGCGCTTCCGCTCGCAAGCACGGAAGCCCGGGTTCGCCGCTGCCCTGGCTCGTACGGAGCACGGTGAGGCGGTCGGCATGGCGTACGGCCATCCGCTGCCGCAGAACACCGGTTGGTGGGACGCATTGACGGAACCCGTGGCGGACGACATGCGGCGGGAAGACGGACGGCGCACCTTCGGCCTGATGGAGTTGGCCGTCCGTGAGCCATGGCGCCGACAAGGGATCGCCCGACACCTGCACGTAACGCTGCTTCGAGGTGTGACAGCCGAGCGGATGCTGCTGAACGTCCATCCGGAGAGTGCCGCCGCAGTGGCCGCGTATCGGTCCTGGGGTTACCGGAAGATCGGTGAGGCCCGGCCTTGGCAAGGCGCTGATCTCCATGACGTCATGCTGCTTGAGCTGCGCTGA
- a CDS encoding YDG/SRA domain-containing protein, protein MANDDTFRTQAAYHLLKEYFPHEEWEDILLDVGLQSERFDGFGHPPCVPVGATFPDRQALAAANVHRPRQAGIWGKQDEEAKSVVVSGGYPDDEDYGDEIIYTGQGGQTEGRHTHDQELTRGNAALINSIASGRPIRVIRGAGRHSRFAPPTGLRYDGLYRVEEHWSDKGVSNFLVYRFRLRAIDSIAEISSPVTLRSGGEGDSAAAPPPSGNPRPGRRASEVQRVIRSTAIANWVKGIHQHTCQVCGIRIATPTGAYAEAAHIRPLGSPHNGPDDPSNILCLCPNHHVAFDFGMLTVESDLTVIDRATGERSPLRTVSDHRISAEHLAYHRDHHTLKMTTAG, encoded by the coding sequence TTGGCGAACGACGACACATTCCGCACGCAGGCCGCTTACCACCTCCTCAAGGAGTATTTCCCGCACGAAGAATGGGAAGACATACTTCTGGACGTAGGCCTCCAGTCGGAGAGGTTCGATGGCTTCGGGCACCCGCCCTGCGTACCGGTTGGTGCAACATTCCCTGACCGACAGGCTCTCGCGGCTGCGAACGTACACAGACCGAGACAGGCCGGAATCTGGGGAAAGCAGGACGAAGAGGCAAAGTCAGTCGTCGTCTCTGGCGGCTACCCAGACGACGAAGATTACGGCGACGAGATCATCTACACAGGCCAGGGAGGCCAAACCGAGGGGCGCCACACGCACGACCAAGAACTAACCCGCGGAAACGCCGCGCTGATCAACAGTATCGCTTCCGGGCGGCCAATCCGCGTGATTCGCGGGGCAGGACGCCACTCAAGGTTTGCTCCGCCCACGGGCCTCCGGTATGACGGTCTTTATCGAGTTGAGGAGCACTGGTCCGATAAGGGCGTGTCCAACTTCCTCGTGTATCGCTTCAGACTACGGGCAATTGACAGTATTGCGGAAATATCCTCGCCGGTTACGCTGAGAAGCGGCGGTGAGGGCGACTCCGCGGCCGCACCTCCTCCCTCTGGGAACCCACGCCCGGGCCGCCGCGCGTCTGAGGTGCAGCGGGTCATTCGCAGCACTGCGATCGCCAACTGGGTTAAGGGCATACATCAACACACTTGTCAGGTCTGCGGTATACGCATTGCAACGCCTACCGGAGCCTATGCCGAGGCCGCCCATATTCGCCCGCTCGGCAGCCCGCACAACGGGCCAGACGATCCGAGCAACATTCTCTGTCTCTGCCCGAACCATCATGTGGCGTTCGACTTCGGCATGTTGACGGTGGAGTCGGATCTGACGGTGATCGACCGGGCTACTGGGGAGCGCTCCCCACTCCGCACAGTGAGTGACCACCGCATATCCGCAGAGCACCTCGCCTACCATCGCGATCACCACACCCTGAAGATGACCACGGCTGGATAA
- a CDS encoding Hsp20/alpha crystallin family protein yields MLMRTDPFRELDRLAQQVFSTAARPAAMPMDAYRAGDDFVVHFDLPGVDPESIELDVERNVLNVRAERTSPAPEDAEVLVAERPTGTFTRQLFLGDTLDTDRIDASYDAGVLTLRIPVAEVAKPRRIQISGGSGDRKQLDS; encoded by the coding sequence ATGCTCATGCGCACGGACCCGTTCCGCGAGCTGGACCGCCTCGCGCAGCAGGTCTTCAGCACGGCAGCGCGTCCGGCCGCCATGCCGATGGACGCGTACCGGGCCGGGGACGACTTCGTCGTCCACTTCGACCTCCCCGGCGTCGACCCGGAGTCGATCGAGCTGGACGTCGAGCGCAACGTCCTGAACGTCCGCGCCGAGCGCACCTCCCCCGCCCCCGAGGACGCGGAAGTGCTCGTCGCCGAGCGCCCCACGGGCACCTTCACCCGCCAGCTCTTCCTCGGCGACACCCTCGACACGGACCGCATCGACGCCTCGTACGACGCCGGTGTGCTGACGCTGCGCATCCCGGTGGCCGAGGTGGCCAAGCCGCGCCGTATCCAGATCAGCGGCGGCAGCGGCGACCGCAAGCAGCTCGACAGCTGA
- a CDS encoding DUF2267 domain-containing protein: MTVTTTEDRTTAPLPETGTDGWPELIDAVREAGQYTTKAEAERITRIVLSALGGHVTGDERVDLARALPTEAAQVIASQIPATRPLTAAEFVDSVATRIEGATPATARWDVSSVLSVLRHRIGEPLLTRILAELPPGYALLFGVPELIRAA; encoded by the coding sequence ATGACCGTGACGACGACGGAGGACCGGACCACCGCCCCGCTGCCCGAGACGGGCACGGACGGCTGGCCGGAGCTGATCGACGCGGTGCGGGAAGCGGGGCAGTACACCACGAAGGCGGAAGCGGAACGCATCACCCGCATCGTCCTCTCCGCGCTGGGCGGGCACGTCACCGGTGACGAGCGAGTGGACCTGGCCCGAGCCCTGCCCACCGAGGCGGCCCAGGTGATCGCCTCGCAGATCCCGGCGACCCGTCCCCTGACCGCCGCGGAGTTCGTGGACTCGGTGGCCACCCGCATCGAGGGCGCGACCCCCGCGACGGCCCGCTGGGACGTCAGCTCGGTCCTCAGCGTCCTGCGGCACCGGATCGGCGAGCCCCTGCTGACCCGCATCCTCGCCGAACTCCCGCCGGGCTACGCCCTCCTGTTCGGCGTACCGGAACTGATCAGGGCGGCGTAG
- the tgmB gene encoding ATP-grasp ribosomal peptide maturase: protein MAKKGSVLVVTEPHDVTADLVISHLNQRAVPVARFNPADIGAGLSIAARFDTYPARITGQLRTLSRSVALDEVRAIYWRRPVWPVFDRLPDADARFAQAQVRYGLGGFLYALRGCWWVNHPLRNAAADYKPAQLALAHSFGLRVPPTLVTNDPDEARRFIREHGRVIYKALRWTSYARDGVSLTTWTEPVSAEELDDTVRVAPHLFQARVDKIADLRVLIVGRRVFAVRITSGLLDWRTDYAGLRYDVVDLPDRLSRTLRAYLDHYGLASGSFDLAVDREGEYHWLELNPNGQWAWLEEETGLEMAAAFADLLIEGEAHAVA from the coding sequence ATGGCGAAGAAAGGATCTGTGCTCGTGGTCACCGAGCCGCACGATGTCACGGCGGACCTGGTGATCAGTCATCTCAACCAGCGAGCCGTGCCGGTGGCCCGCTTCAACCCGGCGGACATTGGCGCGGGCCTGTCGATCGCGGCCCGCTTCGACACCTACCCGGCACGAATCACCGGGCAGTTACGCACCCTGTCGAGAAGCGTTGCGCTGGACGAAGTGCGAGCGATCTACTGGCGTCGCCCCGTCTGGCCGGTCTTTGACCGTCTGCCGGACGCCGACGCACGCTTCGCTCAAGCCCAGGTCCGATACGGCCTTGGCGGCTTCCTTTACGCGCTGCGCGGCTGCTGGTGGGTCAACCATCCCCTCCGAAATGCCGCTGCCGATTACAAACCGGCGCAACTAGCGCTTGCTCACTCCTTCGGGCTCCGGGTGCCGCCGACGCTCGTGACGAACGATCCCGACGAGGCCCGCCGCTTCATCCGCGAACACGGCCGGGTGATCTACAAGGCGTTGCGCTGGACTTCGTACGCTCGTGACGGCGTCAGCCTCACCACGTGGACCGAGCCCGTTAGTGCCGAAGAACTGGACGACACGGTGCGGGTTGCACCTCATCTCTTTCAGGCGCGCGTCGACAAGATCGCGGATCTGCGGGTGCTGATCGTGGGGCGGCGCGTGTTCGCCGTACGTATCACATCGGGTCTTCTGGACTGGCGCACGGATTACGCGGGGCTCAGGTACGACGTGGTAGATCTGCCGGACCGCCTGTCCCGGACGCTGCGTGCCTACCTGGACCACTACGGCCTCGCCTCCGGTTCCTTCGACCTCGCTGTGGACCGTGAGGGCGAATACCACTGGCTGGAGCTGAATCCCAATGGTCAGTGGGCCTGGCTGGAGGAGGAGACCGGACTTGAGATGGCGGCGGCGTTCGCCGACCTGCTGATCGAAGGAGAAGCCCATGCTGTTGCCTGA
- a CDS encoding SEC-C domain-containing protein: protein MRPDTPAENVDHHAEAARLERTAGLYPEDAEALLLRAAAHRELAGDRPAATALYDRLLSRPADLEHPHLVRALKAANLWEYGHEAEARAIIEGIRTAAPRDPAPWVIVAEALESHDELEAAQETYTEGARGLLTDGEEPPHAAHPLLFGRHRVRRMLGVPHDAWDTLADTLHTSPVPLDELHDPKRVWSLGSENPAELRAEISRLQAELGTFRAALSRPFPVAILHWPQPELTELLADYPSLASEYPSYEAHLAAIESALRELSASGTSNLGIVHGTVPSYEAFAASEGTSPSDPTLLPQYATVLAARGRAVAWPPERGDGCWCGVGRAYGECHGVA from the coding sequence ATGCGCCCCGACACGCCCGCCGAAAACGTCGACCACCACGCCGAAGCGGCCCGCCTGGAGCGAACCGCCGGACTGTATCCCGAGGACGCCGAGGCCCTGCTGCTGCGCGCCGCGGCCCACCGGGAACTGGCCGGCGACCGCCCCGCGGCGACAGCGCTCTACGACCGCCTGCTCTCCCGCCCGGCCGACCTGGAACACCCCCACCTCGTCCGCGCCCTCAAGGCCGCGAACCTGTGGGAGTACGGCCATGAGGCGGAGGCCCGCGCGATCATCGAGGGCATCAGGACGGCCGCCCCGCGCGATCCCGCCCCCTGGGTGATCGTCGCGGAGGCCCTGGAGTCGCACGACGAGCTGGAGGCGGCGCAGGAGACGTACACGGAGGGCGCGCGAGGCCTCCTCACGGACGGGGAGGAGCCCCCGCACGCCGCCCACCCGCTGCTCTTCGGCCGCCACCGCGTCCGCCGCATGCTGGGCGTCCCGCACGACGCCTGGGACACCCTCGCGGACACCCTCCACACCTCCCCGGTCCCCCTGGACGAACTCCACGACCCGAAGCGCGTCTGGTCCCTGGGCTCGGAGAACCCGGCGGAGCTCCGCGCGGAGATCTCCCGCCTCCAGGCGGAGCTGGGCACGTTCCGCGCGGCCCTGTCCCGCCCCTTCCCGGTGGCGATCCTCCACTGGCCGCAGCCCGAACTCACGGAACTCCTCGCCGACTATCCGTCACTCGCCTCGGAGTACCCCTCCTACGAGGCCCACCTGGCCGCCATAGAGTCCGCCCTCCGCGAGCTGTCCGCCTCCGGCACCTCCAACCTCGGCATCGTCCACGGCACGGTCCCGTCCTACGAGGCCTTCGCGGCATCGGAGGGCACGTCCCCGTCCGACCCGACCCTGCTGCCGCAGTACGCGACGGTCCTGGCAGCAAGGGGACGAGCGGTGGCTTGGCCGCCGGAGCGGGGGGATGGGTGTTGGTGTGGGGTGGGGCGGGCTTATGGGGAGTGTCATGGCGTCGCTTAG